A single genomic interval of Anthonomus grandis grandis chromosome 17, icAntGran1.3, whole genome shotgun sequence harbors:
- the LOC126746307 gene encoding dual specificity protein phosphatase 21, which produces METEIESLLENKVKDKPIQKIFPKIWTKDSQQYGCLISSQPYLSIHQNSTISFLTDHLVLTSATSICPEVINILKITSVISCAAELPDMPLSSEIGYHKVNVSDSPHSDLSVYFGRATDLIHQVASVRGRTLVFCVAGISRSATVCIAYLMRYCNLTLLEAYNYVKLRRPKIRPNCGFFEQLIAYEKKLFFNNTISMVFNEFIQMNIPEVYNQDYEIIKSFRYKKITDKFRS; this is translated from the exons ATGGAAACCGAAATAGAAAGTCTTTTGGAAAACAAAGTTAAAGATAAaccaattcaaaaaatatttccgaAAATATGGACAAAAGACAGTCAACAGTATGg TTGTTTAATATCCAGCCAACCCTATTTATCTATACATCAAAATAGTACCATTTCATTTCTCACAGACCATTTGGTATTAACTTCTGCGACAAGCATTTGCCCTgaagtaataaacattttgaaaatcacCAGTGTTATTAGTTGTGCAGCAGAGTTGCCAGATATGCCTTTAAGTTCTGAGATAGGATATCATAAAGTAAATGTTAGTGATTCTCCTCATAGTGACTTATCGGTTTATTTTGGCAGAGCAACGGATCTAATACATCAA GTAGCTTCTGTAAGAGGTAGAACTCTAGTATTCTGTGTTGCAGGAATAAGTAGGTCAGCCACTGTTTGCATTGCCTATTTAATGAGATACTGCAATCTAACTCTTCTTGAAGCTTATAACTATGTGAAACTGCGCAGACCAAAAATAAGGCCAAACTGCGGATTTTTTGAACAGCTAATCgcatatgaaaaaaaactattttttaataatacgaTTTCAATGGTGTTTAATGAGTTTATTCAAATGAACATTCCTGAAGTTTATAATCAAGATTATGAGATTATCAAAAGttttaggtataaaaaaataacagataaATTTAGATCGTAG